The genomic segment CTCGCCGGCGTCGGCGCGGATGTCCTGGGGGACGTGGGTGTAGGCCCAGGCGGACTCGGTGCCGGCCGGTGAGCGGGTGGCGTCCGAGGTGGTCATCTGGCCGAAGAGGAGGAAGGGCCGGTCGGGTACCTGGTGCATGGCCAGCTGGGCGGCGAAGCGGGTGAGTTCGTCGACGCCGTCGGCCAGGTGGACGGTGCCCGCCCCGGCCGCCTCCTTGGCCTGCCAGGGCACCGGGCCGTCCAGCGCCCAGTCGACCTTGAAGGTGGCGAAGTCCCACTGGAAGCGGCCAAGGTCGGCAAGGAGCTGGTCGGGCAGGTGCTGGGGGGCGATGAGGTCGCCGTACAGGGCGGGCAGCGAGACGTCGGCCAGGACGGCGCGGGTGGCGGGCACGGTTTCGCCGTCGGCGGTGCGCACGGCGACCGCGCGCCCGTCGCGGACGATGATCTGTTCGGCGCGGCGGCCGCAGTGCACCGCCGCGCCGCGCGCCTCAAGGCGCCGGGTCAGGGCGGCGGTCAGGGCGCCGGCGCCGCCCACCGGGACGGGGAAGCCGTAGCTCTGGCCGAGCATCGCCATGAGCCAGCCGAAGCCGCCGCTGCCGGCCGCCTCGGGGGCCAGGTCGGCGTGCAGGGCGTTGCCGGCCAGCAGGAGCCGGCCGCCCTCGCCGGTGAACTCCTCCTCGCCCAGGCGGCGTACCGGCAGCAGCAGGGTGCGGGCCATGCGCAGCGCGCCGGCGGTCTTGAGGCGGTAGGCCAGCTTGGCGGTGGCCTTCACCGGCGGGAAGGGGGTGAACAGGGCGTCCAGCAGGGCGGGGCGGATGTCGTCCCATATCGCGTGCAGGCGCTCCCAGGCGGCGCCGTCGCCCGGGGCGAAGGCGTCCAGGGAGGCGGCGGTGGCCTGCGGG from the Streptomyces venezuelae genome contains:
- a CDS encoding phytoene desaturase family protein gives rise to the protein MPDAVVIGAGPNGLVAANLLADAGWSVTVLEEQAEPGGAVRHDRGVHPDFVNDLCSSFYPLAAASPVLRRLRLHEHGLRWSHAPHVVAHPLSDGRCAVLDRSPQATAASLDAFAPGDGAAWERLHAIWDDIRPALLDALFTPFPPVKATAKLAYRLKTAGALRMARTLLLPVRRLGEEEFTGEGGRLLLAGNALHADLAPEAAGSGGFGWLMAMLGQSYGFPVPVGGAGALTAALTRRLEARGAAVHCGRRAEQIIVRDGRAVAVRTADGETVPATRAVLADVSLPALYGDLIAPQHLPDQLLADLGRFQWDFATFKVDWALDGPVPWQAKEAAGAGTVHLADGVDELTRFAAQLAMHQVPDRPFLLFGQMTTSDATRSPAGTESAWAYTHVPQDIRADAGEEGITGAWRAAEQERMADRMEQQVERFAPGFRSLIRARRILAPPTLQALDRNLHAGALNGGTTSLHQQLFFRPVPGTGRPETPLAGLYLASAAAHPGGGVHGAPGANAARAALRRRLPFPLTRTQRHLTRRDRTGTPPPPRP